The Caldisericum sp. genome has a segment encoding these proteins:
- a CDS encoding HAD family hydrolase: MKKQQKKCTIFLDRDGVINEKAPEGDYIKSPEELKLLNGAAEAIKEFNKRGYLVIVITNQRGIGKGIMSKNDFEKVMAKLNEELKKYGAHIDAYYYCPDVDDTSPCRKPNIGMFLKAKEDFPDIDFRNSFVVGDSWRDVEAGKRLGAITILINSNTSAQIESDYVV; the protein is encoded by the coding sequence ATGAAAAAGCAACAAAAGAAGTGCACAATATTTTTGGATAGGGACGGAGTAATTAACGAGAAAGCTCCGGAAGGAGATTATATTAAATCTCCTGAAGAACTAAAATTATTAAATGGAGCAGCGGAAGCAATAAAAGAATTTAATAAGAGGGGGTATCTTGTAATAGTTATCACCAACCAAAGAGGTATAGGCAAAGGAATAATGAGCAAAAATGACTTCGAAAAAGTAATGGCAAAATTGAATGAAGAACTCAAAAAATATGGTGCGCATATAGATGCCTATTATTACTGTCCCGATGTTGATGACACATCTCCTTGCAGAAAACCAAATATTGGAATGTTTCTTAAAGCAAAAGAGGATTTTCCAGACATAGATTTCAGAAACTCGTTTGTTGTAGGTGATTCATGGAGGGATGTAGAAGCAGGAAAAAGATTGGGGGCGATAACAATCCTCATTAACAGCAATACCTCTGCTCAAATTGAAAGTGATTATGTTGT